In one Candidatus Planktophila versatilis genomic region, the following are encoded:
- a CDS encoding branched-chain amino acid ABC transporter substrate-binding protein: MNKKIVSGFAIAAAATLAFGAVATAPANAAPKKSVKLAYMGPLTGGAAALGLDQIPGAIWAIDQYNRTNPKVKIELVKADAQCDGTVAANVAPGVAADKGIIGVIGTACSGEARNSFPAYKAAGLTMVAPSASAVDLTDRKSKSNGFPIFHRVVANDGFQGPALAKYAARGVKAPKYFLVDDQSPYGSPLIKKDVTPIAKKLGTIVGTDSVAQKTADWSSVVAKIKASDANVVVFGGYDYDAGPFVKALRAGGYTGIFAGGDGINTSDFIKLAGGATIAEGVRMSAASVPFDTLLTAAELADFTKVTGVKVPGLYAETAWTATNVFIQCIKEGKLTRPAIQVCVNSGTFTAADKTKFRFDRYGDPTVAAAVAGWYVKNGAIVFDTVDF, translated from the coding sequence ATGAATAAGAAGATCGTAAGCGGCTTCGCAATAGCTGCTGCTGCAACACTTGCATTCGGTGCAGTTGCAACAGCTCCAGCGAACGCAGCACCAAAGAAGTCAGTAAAGCTTGCATATATGGGCCCACTTACAGGTGGCGCTGCAGCACTAGGTTTGGATCAGATTCCAGGTGCTATCTGGGCTATTGATCAGTACAACCGTACAAACCCAAAGGTAAAGATTGAACTCGTAAAGGCAGATGCTCAGTGTGACGGAACAGTCGCAGCGAACGTTGCTCCTGGAGTTGCTGCAGATAAGGGAATTATCGGCGTTATCGGAACAGCATGTTCTGGTGAAGCTCGTAACTCATTTCCTGCATACAAGGCTGCTGGCCTAACAATGGTTGCTCCATCAGCTTCAGCTGTTGACCTTACAGACCGTAAGTCAAAGTCAAACGGCTTCCCAATTTTCCACCGCGTTGTTGCTAACGACGGATTCCAGGGTCCAGCACTTGCTAAGTACGCAGCACGTGGCGTCAAGGCACCTAAGTACTTCTTGGTTGACGATCAGTCACCATACGGTTCTCCGCTTATCAAGAAAGACGTAACACCAATTGCCAAGAAGCTTGGCACGATCGTTGGAACAGATTCAGTTGCTCAAAAGACTGCAGACTGGTCATCAGTTGTTGCAAAGATTAAGGCATCTGATGCAAACGTCGTTGTATTCGGTGGTTATGACTATGACGCAGGCCCATTCGTTAAGGCTCTTAGAGCTGGCGGATATACAGGTATCTTCGCTGGTGGCGACGGAATCAACACATCTGATTTCATTAAGCTTGCTGGTGGAGCGACAATTGCTGAAGGCGTTCGTATGTCTGCCGCTTCAGTTCCTTTCGATACATTGTTGACAGCTGCAGAACTTGCTGACTTCACAAAGGTAACTGGGGTCAAGGTTCCAGGACTTTATGCTGAAACAGCATGGACAGCTACAAACGTATTCATTCAGTGCATCAAGGAAGGAAAATTGACTCGTCCAGCTATTCAGGTGTGCGTGAACTCAGGTACATTCACAGCTGCTGACAAGACAAAGTTCCGGTTTGACCGTTACGGCGACCCAACAGTTGCAGCAGCAGTTGCTGGTTGGTACGTTAAGAATGGCGCAATTGTCTTCGACACAGTCGATTTCTAA
- a CDS encoding branched-chain amino acid ABC transporter permease, with the protein MNFSVIGSQFWSLAFQGLALGLIYSLVSLGYTMVYGVLRLINFANSEVFMVGTFSVLYLQINILGVPIGQPALHGVKLIAYLAISLIGSMIVCALLAILVELVAYRRLRARGANRLASLISAIGVSIALLEGFSMLTGARGQIAPRLLDKWSFGEVAGANFRIDQVMAIVMPILIFLILDRFVTKSRLGKSIRAVSMSEENSKLMGININQVITLTFCIGGLTTGAAAFLYTTVYENTVFNVGFNMGIAAFTAAVLGGIGNLRGAFYGGLALGMLEQFASAILGSQWKAITVFVVLVVVLLFKPNGLFGEAVQQTRT; encoded by the coding sequence ATGAATTTTTCAGTTATCGGTAGCCAGTTCTGGTCACTCGCTTTTCAAGGACTAGCACTGGGGCTCATTTATTCCCTTGTCTCACTCGGATACACGATGGTGTACGGAGTTTTGAGACTTATTAATTTTGCAAACTCTGAAGTATTCATGGTCGGAACATTTTCAGTTCTCTATTTACAGATAAATATCCTTGGGGTTCCAATAGGCCAGCCAGCCCTTCATGGCGTCAAATTGATTGCGTATCTTGCGATTTCGCTTATTGGATCAATGATTGTGTGCGCCTTGCTTGCAATTCTGGTCGAGCTCGTGGCTTATCGTCGCCTTCGCGCTCGAGGAGCAAATAGACTTGCTTCTCTGATTTCTGCAATCGGTGTTTCAATTGCATTACTTGAAGGATTTAGCATGCTTACCGGTGCAAGGGGTCAAATTGCACCTCGTTTACTTGATAAGTGGAGCTTCGGTGAAGTTGCGGGCGCCAATTTTAGAATTGATCAAGTTATGGCGATTGTGATGCCAATCTTGATATTCCTCATTCTTGATCGATTTGTCACGAAGTCTCGACTTGGAAAATCTATCCGTGCCGTGTCCATGTCAGAAGAGAATTCGAAGTTGATGGGAATCAATATCAACCAGGTGATTACATTGACTTTCTGTATTGGTGGTCTCACTACTGGTGCCGCAGCATTTCTTTACACGACAGTCTATGAAAACACAGTCTTTAACGTTGGATTTAACATGGGCATAGCTGCATTTACTGCAGCAGTTCTAGGTGGAATTGGAAACCTTCGTGGTGCCTTTTATGGCGGCCTCGCCCTGGGCATGCTCGAACAATTTGCTTCAGCAATTCTTGGTTCGCAGTGGAAGGCAATCACTGTTTTCGTGGTGCTCGTAGTAGTTCTACTATTTAAGCCAAACGGCCTCTTTGGTGAAGCCGTTCAGCAGACGAGGACATGA
- a CDS encoding branched-chain amino acid ABC transporter permease, which yields MSRLKSFNLRDLGASIWDGWNRPTRTLFVLAVISLVSLLPFAASWGPTSFMNTPITSFQNVLVYPVGMFVLMALGLNIVVGKSGLLDLGYIAFFAIGAYSQAILSTFFGWSTWVILPFGIGFAMISGVLLGLPALRLRGDYLAIITLGFGEIVRIVALNLEVTGGPSGIAGIPNPPGFFGLKFDIMHPQNFFWVVFALILLTIWMIRRFTVRRPGRAWEAIRQDEDVAELMGVNTLVYKLWSFVIGAAVGGAAGVIFASKVMVISPDMFKFDISIFILACVVFGGIGNIWGVVLGASVLAFLPERIRFLADSRQLVFGIVLVLMMNLRPDGLLPRKKREKISEKSSK from the coding sequence ATGAGCCGATTAAAGAGTTTCAATCTTCGCGATTTAGGTGCCTCTATCTGGGACGGATGGAACCGTCCGACCCGAACTCTCTTCGTCCTTGCGGTGATTTCACTCGTCTCGCTTCTCCCATTCGCCGCATCTTGGGGACCAACAAGCTTTATGAATACCCCAATTACCTCTTTCCAGAACGTATTGGTTTATCCAGTCGGCATGTTTGTTCTGATGGCCCTTGGTCTCAATATTGTGGTCGGCAAGTCTGGTCTCCTGGATCTTGGGTATATCGCATTCTTTGCAATCGGTGCCTATAGCCAGGCAATACTCTCGACCTTCTTCGGTTGGAGCACGTGGGTAATCCTTCCATTCGGTATCGGCTTCGCCATGATCTCGGGAGTCCTTCTTGGGTTGCCAGCCCTTCGCCTTCGCGGAGATTATTTAGCTATCATCACTCTTGGATTCGGAGAGATTGTCCGAATCGTTGCGCTGAATCTCGAAGTAACTGGCGGACCTAGCGGAATTGCAGGTATTCCTAATCCTCCAGGTTTCTTTGGGCTCAAGTTTGACATCATGCATCCTCAGAATTTTTTCTGGGTCGTTTTTGCGCTTATCCTCTTAACAATCTGGATGATTCGTCGCTTTACGGTGCGTCGTCCAGGGCGTGCCTGGGAAGCGATTCGTCAAGATGAAGATGTTGCAGAGTTGATGGGCGTGAATACCCTTGTTTATAAGCTCTGGTCATTTGTGATTGGTGCAGCAGTCGGTGGAGCGGCAGGCGTAATCTTTGCATCGAAGGTCATGGTGATCTCACCAGATATGTTTAAGTTTGACATATCTATTTTCATTCTTGCTTGTGTCGTATTTGGTGGAATTGGAAATATCTGGGGTGTAGTTCTTGGTGCTTCCGTTCTGGCCTTCTTGCCAGAACGTATTCGATTCTTGGCTGACTCCCGACAGCTTGTCTTTGGTATCGTGCTTGTCTTAATGATGAATTTGCGTCCCGACGGACTCTTGCCTCGCAAGAAGCGAGAAAAAATTTCAGAGAAGAGCTCAAAGTAA
- a CDS encoding ABC transporter ATP-binding protein, with protein MSKKLLELKNVTIKFGGVTALNEVNFHVNEGEICALIGPNGAGKTTVFNVVTGVYPITSGDIIFGGKNLKGLKRHQVTKSGLARTFQNVRLFGDMTALENVITATDVHKKTGLVRALFGTPLNRREEKESKARAHELLKFMGIDHRADQLAKNLPYGDQRRLEIARALGTEPQLLLLDEPAAGFNPAEKVALAELIKKIRDKGYTVLLIEHDMSLIMGISDRVAVLDFGQKIADDLPSVVQNDPRVIEAYLGVPADES; from the coding sequence ATGTCAAAGAAACTCCTTGAACTCAAAAATGTCACCATTAAGTTTGGTGGCGTGACCGCTCTCAATGAGGTCAACTTCCATGTCAACGAAGGTGAAATCTGTGCGCTCATCGGACCAAATGGTGCCGGCAAGACAACAGTTTTTAACGTCGTGACCGGTGTTTATCCGATTACATCTGGAGACATTATCTTCGGCGGCAAGAACCTCAAAGGTTTGAAGCGCCACCAAGTAACAAAGTCAGGCTTGGCACGTACATTCCAAAATGTTCGCCTCTTTGGGGATATGACGGCCCTTGAAAATGTCATTACTGCGACCGACGTTCATAAGAAGACGGGCCTCGTTCGTGCCCTCTTCGGTACACCTCTTAATCGACGTGAGGAAAAAGAGAGCAAGGCGCGTGCACATGAGCTCTTAAAATTCATGGGAATCGATCACCGCGCAGATCAATTAGCCAAGAATCTTCCATACGGAGATCAGCGTCGTCTTGAAATTGCTCGAGCACTCGGCACGGAGCCACAATTGTTACTTCTTGATGAACCAGCTGCGGGATTTAATCCAGCTGAAAAAGTAGCACTTGCTGAGTTGATTAAGAAGATTCGTGATAAGGGATATACCGTGCTTTTGATTGAACACGATATGTCGCTTATCATGGGAATCTCTGATCGTGTTGCAGTGCTGGATTTTGGTCAGAAGATTGCAGATGATCTTCCATCGGTTGTGCAAAATGACCCTCGAGTAATTGAGGCTTACCTGGGAGTGCCTGCAGATGAATCTTGA
- a CDS encoding ABC transporter ATP-binding protein produces MNLEIKDLRVHYGKIEAIKGVSVVVNQGEIVTLIGANGAGKTTILKTISGLRPVSSGSITFDGEDINKIPAHKRVDLGISQVPEGRGIFPGMTVLENLEMGKFNRKNRKAEMDEDLDRVYTLFPRLKERVSQAGGTLSGGEQQMLAMGRALMARPKVLLLDEPSMGLAPQMIANIFRIITEINKQGVTILLVEQNAQQALQRAHRAYILETGNVTKEAKAADLLNDPAVREAYLGTGAH; encoded by the coding sequence ATGAATCTTGAAATTAAGGACCTTCGAGTTCACTACGGCAAGATTGAGGCGATCAAAGGTGTATCAGTTGTTGTCAATCAAGGTGAGATTGTCACTCTCATCGGCGCTAACGGCGCAGGTAAGACAACAATTCTTAAGACCATCTCTGGTCTTCGTCCAGTTTCCAGCGGAAGCATCACATTTGACGGTGAAGATATCAACAAGATTCCTGCACATAAGCGGGTTGATCTCGGTATCTCGCAAGTTCCTGAAGGTCGCGGAATTTTTCCCGGTATGACAGTTCTTGAAAATCTTGAGATGGGAAAGTTCAACCGCAAGAATCGTAAGGCCGAAATGGATGAAGACCTTGACCGTGTTTACACCTTATTCCCACGTTTAAAAGAGCGTGTATCACAAGCAGGCGGAACTCTTTCAGGTGGCGAACAGCAGATGCTTGCAATGGGTCGTGCTCTCATGGCTCGTCCGAAGGTATTACTCCTTGATGAGCCATCTATGGGGCTAGCACCACAGATGATTGCAAATATCTTCCGCATCATCACAGAGATCAATAAGCAGGGCGTAACAATTCTCCTGGTTGAGCAAAATGCCCAGCAGGCTCTCCAGCGCGCACACCGTGCATACATCCTGGAAACTGGAAATGTCACTAAGGAAGCAAAAGCTGCAGATCTATTAAATGATCCAGCTGTGCGCGAGGCATACCTAGGAACAGGTGCGCACTAG
- a CDS encoding PaaI family thioesterase, which translates to MTQPDYLAIIKERGQGALDIKMGIEMLEVSPERLVARMPVEGNTQPIGLLHGGANVVLAESLGSIGTQLHAGPDRKIVGVDINATHHKSATSGWVTAVATPISLGRTLCVYEIVITNEAGQRTCTARITCLILDK; encoded by the coding sequence ATGACGCAACCAGATTACCTAGCAATCATCAAAGAACGCGGACAAGGCGCCCTCGATATCAAGATGGGCATCGAGATGCTTGAAGTCTCCCCCGAAAGACTTGTTGCTCGGATGCCAGTTGAGGGAAACACGCAACCAATCGGATTGCTCCATGGCGGGGCCAATGTTGTGCTCGCTGAATCACTTGGCTCTATTGGAACGCAATTACATGCTGGTCCTGATCGCAAAATTGTTGGCGTTGATATCAATGCCACTCACCACAAATCTGCAACAAGTGGTTGGGTCACAGCAGTTGCTACCCCTATTTCATTGGGCCGCACGTTATGTGTCTATGAGATCGTGATAACAAACGAGGCAGGTCAGCGAACCTGTACAGCTCGCATCACCTGCCTCATTTTAGATAAATAG